The Glycine soja cultivar W05 chromosome 6, ASM419377v2, whole genome shotgun sequence genome has a window encoding:
- the LOC114414940 gene encoding 60S ribosomal protein L39: protein MPSHKTFRIKKKLAKKMRQNRPIPYWIRMRTDNTIRYNAKRRHWRRTKLGF, encoded by the exons ATG CCGTCGCACAAGACATTCAGAATCAAGAAGAAGTTGGCGAAGAAGATGAGGCAGAACAGGCCTATCCCCTACTGGATCCGCATGAGGACCGACAACACCATCAG GTACAACGCGAAGCGCCGTCACTGGCGTCGCACCAAGCTTGGATTCTGA